The following are encoded together in the Phaseolus vulgaris cultivar G19833 chromosome 9, P. vulgaris v2.0, whole genome shotgun sequence genome:
- the LOC137823049 gene encoding uncharacterized protein — translation MASSEAIPTEAESENHLSSLIYEISNEVQEIMENLFKTITEINHNSAVIDEEIEKCKGSALERKTALNEDRDNFQKAAYAVLEMLNRE, via the exons ATGGCGTCCTCAGAGGCAATACCTACAGAAGCAGAATCCGAAAATCACCTTTCTTCTCTCATCTACG AGATATCAAATGAAGTCCAAGAGATCATGGAGAACTTGTTTAAGACGATCAC TGAAATTAATCATAATTCTGCAGTTATAGACGAGGAGATAGAGAAATGCAAAGGTTCTGCTCTTGAGAGGAAAACAGCCTTAAACGAAGATAGAGATAACTTCCAAAAAGCTGCTTATGCTGTTCTTGAGATGCTCAACAGAGAGTAA